A stretch of the Fusobacterium varium genome encodes the following:
- a CDS encoding putative glutathione peroxidase, producing the protein MTIYDFKVKNVDGTEETLEKYRGKVLLIVNTATRCGLTSQYEGLEKLYEKYRDKGFEILDFPSNQFLKQAPESSKEIAEFCQLRYGTEFKTFAKIDVNGKDADPLYIYLKDRASEEVKNRETDSFKDKLEKLGQTLLGKEIKWNFTKFLIGKDGEIIGRFSPTVSPDELDAEVARAILK; encoded by the coding sequence ATGACTATTTATGATTTTAAAGTTAAAAATGTAGATGGAACAGAAGAAACACTAGAAAAATATAGAGGAAAAGTATTGCTTATAGTAAATACAGCTACAAGATGTGGGCTTACATCTCAATATGAAGGACTTGAAAAACTTTATGAAAAATATCGTGATAAAGGATTTGAAATATTGGATTTTCCAAGTAATCAATTCTTAAAGCAAGCACCAGAAAGCAGTAAAGAGATAGCTGAATTTTGTCAATTAAGATATGGAACTGAATTCAAAACATTTGCGAAAATAGATGTAAATGGAAAAGATGCTGATCCTTTATACATATATTTAAAAGATAGAGCAAGTGAAGAGGTAAAAAATAGAGAAACTGATTCATTTAAAGATAAACTTGAAAAATTAGGACAAACATTATTAGGTAAAGAGATAAAATGGAACTTTACTAAATTCCTTATAGGAAAAGATGGGGAAATAATTGGAAGATTTTCTCCTACTGTGTCACCTGATGAGCTAGATGCAGAGGTAGCGAGAGCAATATTGAAATAA
- a CDS encoding autotransporter, with translation MNKNNIEKILKRFIKKRIGYSLSLLILFLITGGISLSTETITNLELEKEKIKKEISENEKIIKKYDIELADLIKKGDFYSKPLFNSTQFFFSYQNLSTGKMKDNTDKEFAETIDAVNKHYGEDILNSGKDLGKDKVIAGNGVVVDTTTFKEEIEIGANIKPVEPQFSPINSNISVNVSAPVINLGALPKSLTPAIPVISATTAPVINIPLLSGGINISIVPTEAIDKIDITAPAITIPKVPAEKNVVVNPPATPNGFEPTIIAIPVPPTVPVLNIPTVTIPNISTASSGNGDGSWYWNLAGSNGTISQVIMTSGKWDISVAGNSYTDGFSSEITDYSAHFAAPYGETSIVNQTYSGFSNSGQMGMYRIVGSPYTLFGENTEINIDASARSKSGSVRQFIHFDPHGDKSMDSIDEIIDATDAERQEVKDIQTKYKTSYLAPKHMMLSMKGIINVTGNTINVVGLQGHYGPPYANPYIIHSGKVNITGNNNVVFAYTPEHQNESRDSIISNYDSGEIIINGDENFVMVYDKQTITQSHSFKNDGKIEIENGNKNVGVYIKRSARGGTLDLIKPIIITNGNENIGIVHKNETYNQLSPQSVIKVDIKNGNKNIGMLEEMTQKYTSHEFNISGGTDGMAVISANGVLSIGNGNISITGGNKNIGLITIGGNIISDGNIFMINGSENIAALAKDGNSISVAGNVSIGSSSPVTNSIPFYVTDTNSKIALSDDKLSINLSGDSIGVYSSDSGSFTANRTSLIHSGTGFGNGILEPTAPVNIYVEGTTISEVDKGIGLFANAGGKINTKNTYVKVKNGSVGIASMGTNSKIDITNGIVDYEGNGYAVYSDGNGHIDLTDGEIILRGKATAIELDLSKPNPITLTGAKIVVMSNEAIGVNLKNAGTLNIGSLESNIETALGGVKITSGTDGTQVFDKYKVTVVDGGTLNIDANMDKSDTNTASPGFFYYRRFLGQRLNLNVLNNIEVKSEIDSINAASYFKGQVVGLEMNSSKSAGSLADTQINLGTGSKITADRTDTGDGAIGLYINFGKINLAANSKVEVETGNNIVNDKGIGVYAVNGSMVSNAGNIKVQGNQAIGILGMAYREDALNNAVINEFGTGGIFANQGKLDIINNGDIILDGTGTIGIYAYNNNINGTNTDAKVVNMPTGNIKVGNSNNLNAAVGIYGEKATISNQGKVTVGDGGIAIYAKNDSNIIDLGSLNIGSDGIGVMLDGKSDISAASLTLTGTGIDINGKTGIFYRGTGNESKNVSIDINASNFEKGTAIYAENMNILSSGTLNIGKDGVGLLLKGTLANIGTNTGIIDLTADKTGAVGMYTKTANLLNSGTINVNSFSQIGVYTEGIGNKAVNEGAIHLNTDGVTGIFVKDNAVGELNTGNIISFSGKSSVGIFSEKAAVKLKTNLNFINKNENKNIYVYGKDTVVEIDNGKNVIVDGVTAPMTAGNKTVGIYLENTGTGSIFNGNGNLEVKNEAIGVYSKGNNSLNINITADGEKTTGVFIDGVSSVSGTVTVKGTGTAGAIGIYGDNGKITINSSGLTLNTDTNKGTGIYLTNGAYIEGNDITINNTAGIKNIGVYYNKGISEKTLTNKAAIKLIGSDSIGIYAAGGVKLINTKNIESTAAGTSNNIASYIQGNSSLISNGNITMNSLNNIGMYVEEGEGINNGVLDVSGATGTSSAGMAAKNNTLGNKSFIKNTGTIKSGNNLGMYIAGTGINSGINTGNITATTGTGVYVDGLENSFNGTEGTITSNAIGIYLKNTGSNKITAGTLNIASGGVGVFADNAKIDFSVNAADSAGIVGVAAKNNSVISGNIKTGQDSVGVYLLDDTVTFNNANITTGTNNLGTSVGILFDSGITGNYTMNNATVNAKNGIGIYLNGTGMSLSHNGTINIEDGIGMYVKNGTTLTTETSILNINKGTGIYVDGGIVNFGTTGNLTINFLDGGGIGVFNNGGNLTLGNNITVTGSGALVATATTNGSLNSTGNLNIGTGAIGLLGQYDNGVNGNKNISNSGNLTAKDGGIGLAAVIGDSLPLHTITLNNTGIITANGESPAHNPSIAMYTDVADIVNTGNIKVGNNSIGIYSNYNGILTSIQNDNMTLTGTDGIGVYIKGGTNGLISNNIISTEARNTGIVLEGISSNINAGNIALGNESIGIFAMNGAISTIDSSISVGDSSSSKNAIGIVANGGSNINLTGTSTVAAGDKGIGVYAEGIGTIAVVTNTDNISVGTDGIYIYSKGAALTFTGNITADNQIGVVADGGTLNSSTFTITAKNGGIGVFLKNTVPTFGSSAIAVQAGNSSKYSIGIYYDNIPVIGTAPVITQTGSYTIGMVLNNSTGTTAGGIFIGNSGNNQIGTIVRENSNFTAVGDVKVAGDKNIGIYSEKSQILVNGDLTVLDSSSSADKSISSLGISLNSGSYRSIGNISIGNNSIGIFAKSMITGNLISQGTGIENMNVGNNGLGIYGEGSGDVIANMSNITIGSSNATGVYTKGMNSTVKGNMSIGTNTSIGIVSEGSGNVSYTGSIAIEDKIASGSVGIYKLIGAGTISTSTGSWSVGNNGYGIYIQQAKTENINEKEIITITSNSATVNNNADMILGTSAVGIFSNGNNIINNAGNIAVGATDIKNNNHTDSDQHLNSIGIYAANGTKINNTGNITVNHDHSIGVYAQGEKTNFINTGVINVDNGGIGVLVRNGATAVNAAAGNIILGNNIASCKTTTVGMAAYGGARIENAGTITVNEGVGMLLGVGATFSNTGNIFVKNGIGIEGPGTLTNSGNITILPGGTGSTTALTGLATAQVGSVIIKPDGTILINDKYTSIGGTLSTAGNIVVNGAYVDVTTGTPLFNANSVSGEVKLLPNFAATGNGISYEIEGFVNTATGTITGSKLTPVTSPLFVAKVTDKGNLVIAKRPYADLTIGDQFDALDKGLDNILKNSGGNGKDAEILKGLNQYLEGLPADQFEREASRKLAETRGDIYATIQERMQNINRAFDNSFYELESSYNLTKDSSKYSVIYTDGNYKDSTVGIDDYDYKVMGLLYMKEKEGTEYGSKYGYTLGFTGSKFDFDDGGSKEDVYSLRAGAHRVKNLSDEHKVSWLTRLELGYNRHIAKRKLNLQNTYENKGEYNTYSVAFDNRLTKVIYTDISRQLDVYADLNLEYGKVDDFKESAGSKGGLEVQIKDNDYFSAQAGAGVKAQQRIYTKNDISVKVTADVKYAYEFGDNYDGNKAKLKNGEEGYYSLITPEKREGKLTGKIGLTVEKANHMGVTFEVEAADEGNRKDSSIKYGVRFNYKF, from the coding sequence ATGAATAAAAATAATATTGAAAAAATTTTAAAAAGATTTATAAAAAAAAGAATTGGCTATTCTTTATCATTATTAATACTTTTTTTAATAACAGGTGGAATATCTTTAAGTACAGAAACAATAACTAATTTAGAACTTGAAAAAGAAAAGATAAAGAAAGAAATTTCTGAAAATGAAAAAATTATAAAAAAATATGATATTGAACTAGCTGATTTAATAAAAAAGGGAGATTTCTATTCAAAGCCTTTATTCAACAGTACTCAATTTTTTTTCAGCTATCAGAATTTAAGTACTGGCAAAATGAAGGACAATACAGATAAAGAATTTGCTGAAACTATAGATGCTGTCAATAAACATTATGGAGAAGATATTTTAAATTCTGGAAAAGATTTGGGTAAAGATAAAGTTATTGCTGGAAATGGAGTTGTAGTTGATACTACTACATTCAAGGAAGAAATAGAAATAGGAGCAAATATTAAGCCTGTTGAACCTCAATTTTCTCCAATTAATTCAAATATTTCTGTAAATGTATCTGCACCAGTTATAAACCTTGGAGCATTACCAAAGTCACTTACTCCAGCAATACCAGTAATCTCTGCAACTACTGCACCTGTAATCAACATTCCATTGCTTTCAGGCGGAATAAATATTTCAATTGTTCCTACTGAAGCAATAGATAAAATAGATATTACAGCACCAGCAATAACAATACCTAAAGTCCCTGCTGAGAAAAATGTTGTTGTCAATCCGCCTGCAACTCCAAATGGATTTGAACCAACTATAATAGCAATACCTGTTCCGCCTACAGTACCAGTATTAAATATTCCTACAGTTACAATCCCAAATATTTCAACAGCCTCATCAGGTAATGGAGATGGTTCTTGGTATTGGAATCTTGCAGGCTCAAATGGAACCATATCTCAAGTAATAATGACTTCTGGAAAATGGGATATCTCTGTGGCTGGAAATTCATATACTGACGGATTCAGCAGTGAAATTACGGACTATTCTGCTCATTTTGCAGCTCCATATGGAGAAACATCAATAGTTAATCAAACTTATTCTGGATTTTCTAATAGTGGACAGATGGGAATGTATAGAATAGTTGGATCGCCATATACTCTATTTGGTGAAAATACTGAAATTAATATAGATGCCAGTGCAAGAAGCAAGTCTGGAAGTGTCAGACAGTTTATACATTTTGACCCTCATGGAGATAAATCAATGGATTCGATTGATGAAATTATTGATGCAACTGATGCTGAAAGACAGGAAGTTAAAGATATCCAGACTAAATATAAAACTTCCTATCTCGCTCCAAAGCATATGATGTTATCTATGAAAGGGATTATAAATGTAACTGGTAATACTATAAATGTTGTTGGACTACAAGGACATTATGGTCCTCCATATGCCAATCCATATATAATACATAGTGGTAAAGTAAATATCACTGGGAATAACAATGTTGTTTTTGCTTATACTCCAGAACATCAAAATGAAAGCAGAGATAGTATAATTTCTAATTATGATTCTGGAGAAATAATTATAAATGGCGATGAAAATTTTGTCATGGTTTATGATAAACAGACAATTACTCAAAGTCATTCTTTTAAAAATGATGGAAAAATAGAGATTGAAAATGGAAATAAAAATGTAGGTGTATATATAAAGAGATCAGCTAGAGGAGGAACATTAGATCTTATAAAACCTATAATTATAACTAATGGAAATGAAAATATTGGAATTGTTCATAAAAATGAAACATACAATCAACTTAGTCCTCAATCAGTCATAAAAGTAGATATAAAAAATGGAAATAAAAATATTGGAATGCTTGAAGAAATGACTCAAAAATATACTTCTCACGAATTTAATATTTCTGGTGGAACTGATGGAATGGCAGTAATTTCAGCCAATGGTGTATTATCCATTGGAAATGGAAATATTTCCATAACTGGTGGAAATAAAAATATTGGACTTATTACTATTGGAGGCAATATAATTTCTGATGGAAATATTTTTATGATTAATGGGAGCGAAAATATAGCAGCTCTTGCTAAAGATGGAAATTCTATCTCTGTTGCAGGAAATGTTTCTATTGGCAGCAGCAGCCCTGTAACAAACTCGATTCCTTTTTATGTTACAGATACAAATTCAAAAATAGCATTATCTGATGATAAATTATCAATAAATTTATCTGGAGATAGTATAGGTGTCTATTCATCAGATAGTGGAAGTTTTACAGCTAATAGAACATCATTGATTCATTCTGGAACTGGATTTGGAAATGGTATCTTGGAACCAACAGCCCCTGTGAATATTTATGTTGAAGGAACTACTATATCTGAAGTTGATAAAGGTATTGGACTTTTTGCTAATGCAGGTGGAAAAATAAATACTAAAAACACATATGTTAAAGTTAAAAATGGTTCTGTTGGGATAGCCTCAATGGGAACAAATTCAAAAATAGATATCACCAATGGAATAGTTGACTATGAAGGAAATGGATATGCTGTATATTCTGATGGAAATGGTCACATAGACTTAACAGATGGAGAAATAATTTTAAGAGGAAAAGCAACAGCCATTGAATTAGACTTAAGCAAGCCTAATCCAATAACTTTAACTGGTGCAAAAATTGTAGTAATGTCTAATGAGGCTATAGGTGTAAATTTAAAAAATGCTGGCACTTTAAATATTGGCTCTCTTGAAAGTAATATAGAAACAGCCCTAGGTGGAGTAAAGATAACTTCAGGTACTGATGGAACACAAGTATTTGACAAATACAAAGTTACAGTTGTTGATGGTGGGACTTTAAATATTGATGCCAATATGGATAAGTCAGACACTAATACAGCTTCTCCAGGATTTTTTTACTACAGAAGATTTCTAGGACAAAGACTTAACTTAAATGTTCTCAACAATATAGAAGTAAAATCAGAAATTGATAGTATTAATGCAGCTTCATATTTTAAAGGACAGGTAGTTGGGCTTGAAATGAACTCAAGTAAGTCAGCAGGAAGTCTAGCAGATACTCAAATAAATCTTGGAACTGGTTCTAAAATAACAGCTGATAGGACAGATACTGGTGATGGTGCTATTGGTTTATATATAAACTTTGGAAAAATTAATTTGGCAGCCAATTCTAAAGTTGAAGTGGAAACAGGTAATAATATAGTCAATGATAAAGGAATTGGAGTTTATGCAGTAAATGGAAGCATGGTTTCTAATGCTGGAAATATAAAAGTGCAGGGGAATCAAGCTATTGGTATTTTAGGAATGGCATATAGAGAAGATGCTTTGAATAATGCAGTTATAAATGAATTCGGAACTGGAGGTATTTTTGCAAATCAGGGAAAATTAGATATCATCAATAATGGAGATATAATTCTTGATGGTACAGGTACAATTGGAATATATGCATACAACAATAATATTAATGGAACAAATACTGATGCTAAAGTAGTTAATATGCCTACTGGAAATATAAAAGTTGGAAATTCAAACAACTTAAATGCTGCTGTAGGAATATATGGCGAAAAAGCAACTATCTCAAACCAAGGTAAAGTAACAGTGGGAGATGGAGGAATAGCAATTTATGCTAAAAATGACAGTAATATAATTGATCTTGGGAGTTTAAATATTGGTTCTGATGGAATAGGAGTTATGCTTGATGGAAAATCTGATATTTCTGCTGCTTCTCTTACTTTAACAGGTACTGGTATAGATATTAATGGAAAAACAGGTATTTTCTACAGAGGAACAGGAAATGAAAGCAAAAATGTAAGTATTGATATAAATGCTTCAAATTTTGAAAAAGGAACAGCTATATATGCCGAAAATATGAATATTCTATCTTCTGGAACTTTAAATATTGGAAAAGATGGAGTAGGACTTCTTCTAAAGGGAACTTTAGCTAACATTGGAACAAATACTGGTATTATTGATTTAACAGCAGATAAAACTGGTGCTGTTGGTATGTATACAAAAACTGCCAATCTTCTTAACTCAGGTACAATCAATGTAAACAGCTTTTCTCAAATAGGAGTATATACAGAAGGTATTGGAAATAAAGCTGTAAATGAAGGAGCAATACACTTAAATACAGATGGAGTCACTGGAATTTTTGTAAAAGATAACGCTGTTGGAGAATTAAATACAGGTAATATTATAAGCTTCTCAGGAAAATCAAGTGTAGGAATTTTTTCAGAAAAAGCAGCTGTAAAATTAAAAACTAATTTAAATTTTATAAATAAAAATGAAAATAAAAATATCTATGTATATGGTAAAGATACAGTTGTAGAGATAGATAATGGAAAAAATGTAATAGTAGATGGGGTAACTGCTCCAATGACAGCAGGAAATAAAACTGTTGGAATATACTTAGAAAATACTGGGACAGGAAGTATTTTTAATGGCAATGGAAATTTAGAAGTTAAAAATGAAGCTATTGGTGTTTATTCAAAAGGGAATAACTCCTTAAATATAAATATTACAGCTGATGGCGAAAAAACTACTGGAGTATTTATTGATGGAGTCTCTTCTGTTTCTGGAACTGTAACTGTTAAAGGAACAGGAACTGCAGGAGCAATAGGAATATATGGGGATAATGGCAAAATTACTATTAATTCTTCTGGACTTACCCTTAATACAGATACTAACAAAGGAACAGGAATATATCTTACAAATGGAGCTTATATTGAAGGTAATGATATAACTATAAATAATACAGCAGGTATTAAAAATATTGGTGTATATTACAATAAGGGAATATCTGAAAAAACTTTGACTAATAAAGCTGCCATTAAACTTATTGGAAGTGACAGTATAGGTATATATGCAGCAGGCGGAGTAAAACTTATCAATACTAAAAATATTGAATCTACAGCAGCAGGAACATCAAATAATATAGCTTCATATATACAAGGAAATTCATCTCTAATTTCAAATGGAAATATAACTATGAATAGTTTAAATAATATAGGAATGTATGTTGAAGAAGGAGAGGGAATAAACAATGGAGTTCTTGATGTAAGTGGAGCAACTGGAACATCATCAGCTGGAATGGCAGCTAAAAATAATACTCTGGGAAATAAATCTTTTATTAAAAATACTGGAACTATAAAATCTGGAAATAACTTAGGAATGTACATAGCAGGAACTGGAATAAATTCAGGGATAAACACTGGAAATATTACTGCAACAACAGGAACTGGAGTTTATGTTGATGGTTTAGAAAATAGTTTTAATGGTACAGAAGGAACTATAACATCAAATGCAATTGGAATTTATTTAAAAAATACAGGTTCTAACAAAATAACTGCTGGAACTTTAAATATAGCTTCAGGAGGAGTTGGAGTATTCGCAGATAATGCTAAAATTGATTTTTCAGTAAATGCAGCAGATTCAGCAGGTATTGTTGGTGTTGCTGCTAAGAATAATTCAGTTATTTCAGGAAATATAAAAACTGGACAGGATTCTGTTGGAGTTTATCTTTTAGATGACACAGTAACATTCAATAATGCAAATATAACAACAGGAACAAATAACTTGGGTACATCAGTTGGAATATTATTTGATTCTGGAATAACTGGTAATTATACTATGAACAATGCAACTGTAAATGCTAAAAATGGAATAGGAATATATTTAAACGGAACTGGAATGAGTCTTTCTCACAATGGAACTATAAATATTGAAGATGGAATAGGAATGTATGTAAAAAATGGAACTACCCTCACAACAGAAACATCAATTTTAAATATAAATAAAGGAACTGGAATATATGTTGATGGTGGAATTGTTAACTTCGGAACAACTGGAAATCTAACAATTAATTTTCTTGATGGTGGAGGAATAGGAGTATTTAATAATGGCGGAAATCTAACTCTTGGAAATAATATTACTGTAACAGGTTCAGGAGCCCTTGTAGCTACAGCAACAACAAATGGAAGTTTAAACTCAACAGGAAATTTAAATATAGGAACTGGTGCAATAGGTCTTCTTGGACAATATGATAATGGAGTTAATGGAAATAAAAATATAAGCAACAGTGGAAATCTTACTGCTAAAGATGGTGGAATAGGGCTTGCAGCAGTTATTGGTGATTCACTTCCTTTACATACTATTACTTTAAATAATACAGGAATAATAACAGCAAATGGAGAATCTCCAGCACATAATCCATCTATAGCAATGTATACAGATGTAGCTGATATAGTAAATACTGGAAATATCAAGGTAGGAAATAACAGTATAGGTATATATTCTAACTATAATGGTATACTTACATCTATACAAAATGATAATATGACTCTGACTGGAACAGATGGAATAGGAGTATATATCAAAGGAGGTACAAATGGTCTTATATCAAATAATATAATTTCTACTGAAGCAAGGAATACAGGTATAGTTCTTGAAGGAATATCATCAAATATAAATGCTGGTAATATTGCTTTAGGTAATGAAAGTATTGGAATATTTGCAATGAATGGAGCAATATCTACAATAGACAGCAGCATATCAGTGGGTGATTCAAGTTCATCAAAAAATGCTATAGGGATAGTTGCAAATGGTGGTTCAAATATAAATTTAACAGGAACAAGTACAGTTGCTGCTGGAGATAAAGGAATAGGTGTATATGCTGAAGGCATAGGAACAATTGCTGTTGTGACTAATACAGACAATATTTCAGTGGGTACAGATGGAATATATATTTATTCTAAAGGAGCTGCATTAACATTTACAGGAAATATCACAGCAGATAATCAGATTGGAGTAGTTGCTGATGGAGGAACTTTAAACAGCAGTACTTTCACCATTACAGCAAAAAACGGTGGAATAGGTGTGTTCTTAAAAAATACTGTTCCTACATTTGGAAGTTCTGCAATAGCAGTACAGGCAGGAAATTCATCTAAGTACTCAATAGGTATTTATTATGATAATATTCCAGTTATAGGAACTGCTCCTGTTATAACACAAACAGGAAGTTATACTATTGGTATGGTGTTAAATAATTCAACAGGAACTACAGCTGGTGGAATTTTTATAGGAAATAGTGGAAACAATCAGATTGGAACTATAGTAAGAGAAAATTCCAATTTTACAGCAGTAGGAGATGTCAAGGTAGCAGGAGATAAAAATATTGGAATATACAGTGAAAAAAGTCAGATTTTAGTAAATGGAGATTTAACAGTATTAGATTCTTCTAGTTCTGCAGATAAATCAATATCTTCCCTAGGAATTTCTTTAAATAGTGGTTCATATAGAAGTATTGGAAATATTTCAATAGGAAATAACAGTATTGGAATATTTGCTAAAAGTATGATAACTGGAAATTTAATTTCCCAAGGAACAGGAATTGAGAATATGAATGTTGGTAATAATGGACTCGGAATATATGGAGAAGGCTCTGGAGATGTCATTGCTAATATGTCAAATATTACAATAGGTTCAAGTAATGCAACTGGTGTATATACTAAAGGAATGAATTCAACAGTTAAAGGCAATATGAGTATTGGGACAAATACAAGTATTGGTATAGTAAGTGAAGGTTCTGGAAATGTTTCGTATACAGGCTCTATAGCTATTGAGGATAAAATAGCTTCTGGATCAGTTGGTATTTATAAATTAATCGGAGCAGGAACTATATCTACATCAACAGGCAGTTGGAGTGTTGGAAATAATGGTTATGGAATATATATTCAGCAGGCCAAAACTGAAAATATCAATGAAAAAGAAATTATTACTATAACTTCCAACTCAGCAACAGTAAATAATAATGCTGATATGATACTTGGAACTTCAGCTGTAGGTATATTCTCTAATGGAAATAATATAATAAATAACGCTGGAAATATAGCTGTAGGAGCTACAGATATAAAAAATAATAATCATACTGATAGTGACCAGCACCTTAATTCAATTGGAATATATGCAGCTAATGGTACAAAAATTAATAATACCGGAAATATAACTGTAAATCATGATCATTCAATAGGAGTATATGCTCAGGGAGAAAAAACTAACTTTATAAATACTGGAGTTATTAATGTTGATAATGGTGGTATTGGAGTTCTTGTAAGAAATGGTGCAACAGCTGTAAATGCTGCTGCTGGTAACATTATTTTAGGGAATAATATTGCTTCATGCAAAACAACTACAGTAGGAATGGCAGCATATGGAGGAGCAAGAATAGAAAATGCTGGAACAATAACTGTTAATGAAGGTGTTGGAATGCTTTTAGGAGTTGGAGCAACTTTCTCAAATACAGGAAATATTTTTGTTAAAAATGGTATTGGAATAGAAGGACCAGGGACACTTACTAATTCTGGAAATATTACTATTTTACCTGGCGGAACAGGATCAACAACTGCTTTGACAGGTTTAGCTACTGCACAAGTTGGAAGTGTCATAATAAAGCCAGATGGAACTATATTAATCAACGATAAATATACATCTATAGGGGGAACTCTTTCTACTGCAGGAAATATAGTAGTAAATGGAGCATATGTAGATGTAACAACTGGAACACCATTGTTCAATGCAAACAGTGTGAGTGGTGAGGTAAAACTGCTTCCAAACTTTGCAGCAACAGGAAATGGAATTTCTTATGAAATAGAAGGATTTGTAAATACAGCAACAGGAACAATTACAGGAAGTAAACTTACTCCTGTAACATCTCCTCTATTTGTTGCTAAAGTTACAGATAAAGGAAATCTTGTTATTGCCAAAAGACCATATGCAGATTTAACAATAGGTGATCAGTTTGATGCCTTAGATAAAGGATTGGACAACATACTTAAAAATAGTGGTGGAAATGGTAAAGATGCTGAAATTCTAAAAGGATTGAATCAGTATCTTGAAGGACTTCCAGCAGACCAGTTTGAGAGAGAAGCTTCTAGAAAACTTGCAGAAACAAGAGGAGATATCTATGCAACTATCCAAGAAAGAATGCAGAATATCAACAGAGCATTTGACAACTCTTTTTATGAACTTGAATCTTCATATAATTTAACTAAGGACAGCAGTAAATACAGTGTAATCTATACTGATGGAAACTATAAAGATTCCACTGTGGGAATAGATGACTATGATTACAAAGTAATGGGGCTTCTGTATATGAAAGAAAAAGAAGGAACAGAGTATGGAAGTAAATATGGGTATACATTAGGATTTACTGGATCGAAGTTTGATTTTGATGATGGAGGTTCAAAAGAGGATGTATACTCATTGAGAGCAGGAGCTCACAGAGTTAAAAATCTAAGTGATGAACATAAAGTATCATGGCTTACAAGATTGGAACTTGGATACAACAGACACATTGCTAAGAGAAAGCTCAATCTTCAAAATACATATGAAAATAAAGGGGAGTACAATACTTATTCTGTAGCATTTGATAACAGGCTTACAAAAGTTATCTATACAGACATTTCCAGACAATTGGATGTATATGCTGATTTAAATTTAGAATATGGAAAAGTAGATGACTTTAAAGAAAGTGCTGGAAGTAAAGGTGGACTGGAAGTACAAATCAAAGATAATGACTACTTCAGTGCGCAGGCAGGAGCAGGAGTAAAAGCACAACAGAGAATTTATACTAAAAATGATATATCTGTAAAAGTAACAGCAGATGTAAAATATGCATATGAATTTGGAGATAACTATGATGGAAACAAAGCAAAACTTAAAAATGGAGAAGAAGGATATTATAGTTTAATCACTCCAGAAAAGAGAGAGGGAAAACTTACAGGAAAAATTGGACTTACAGTAGAAAAAGCTAATCACATGGGAGTAACCTTTGAAGTAGAGGCAGCGGATGAAGGAAATAGAAAAGATTCATCAATCAAGTATGGAGTAAGATTCAATTACAAATTTTAA
- a CDS encoding putative racemase: MKTIGLIGGMSWESTVTYYEIINRTIKEKLGGLHSGKLVLFSVDFQEIEECQAKGEWNKSAEILTEAAQSLEKAGADFIVICTNTMHKIAPDIQKNINIPILHIAEATADELDKKNIKKVALLGTKYTMEQDFYKNRLVDRGIEVIVPDEEDRAEVNRVIYEELCLGNIVPLSKKRFLDVMKKLVKEGAQGVILGCTEIGLLVQQKDTDIPLFDTAAIHAERAALKSIEK, from the coding sequence ATGAAAACAATAGGTCTTATTGGTGGAATGAGCTGGGAAAGTACTGTAACTTATTATGAGATAATCAACAGAACAATAAAAGAGAAATTAGGAGGACTTCATTCAGGAAAACTAGTTCTTTTCAGTGTGGATTTTCAGGAAATAGAGGAGTGTCAGGCAAAAGGGGAGTGGAATAAAAGTGCTGAAATTTTGACAGAAGCAGCACAAAGTTTGGAAAAAGCAGGAGCAGACTTTATAGTTATATGCACAAATACAATGCATAAAATAGCTCCAGATATTCAAAAAAATATCAATATTCCTATTCTTCATATAGCAGAAGCAACAGCAGATGAGCTAGATAAGAAAAATATAAAAAAAGTTGCTTTATTAGGAACAAAATATACTATGGAACAGGATTTTTACAAAAATAGACTTGTGGACAGGGGAATAGAAGTTATAGTTCCAGATGAGGAAGATAGGGCAGAAGTAAATAGAGTGATTTATGAGGAACTATGTCTTGGAAATATAGTACCGCTTTCTAAAAAGAGATTTCTTGATGTAATGAAGAAATTGGTGAAAGAGGGAGCACAGGGAGTTATATTGGGATGTACAGAGATTGGTCTTTTGGTACAGCAGAAAGATACAGATATTCCATTATTTGATACTGCAGCAATACATGCAGAAAGGGCAGCATTGAAATCAATAGAGAAATAA